Below is a genomic region from Bombus pascuorum chromosome 7, iyBomPasc1.1, whole genome shotgun sequence.
TAATGTTTGTAGAGgcaataaatgaatattactAGCAATTATAGATATTGAACTACTGTAAGGAATGACCTTGAGTTTTCTCCAACTACAATTCAGTCTTAGATACATGATTCAACATTTTTTGCTCTGTGTTATTGATATGTCGCCTATTCATTGCAAAATTGACATATTTCTTAAATCTACTCTTAACACTgttatttccatatttaaattattaatatttttaatgtgaTTTCTAAATAGGTTGAATATATGCTTGTTAAATTTGATGATAAAGCAAAAACTGCAAAGCTTAGTTTAAGAGCtgcagaaatattaaaaatattaaatgaaaaagaatataatgatCCAGAGTAAGTatcttattctttattttttaaaaagaattttaattgatgtaaattacaaatattactgAAATATATCTTAAGCTGgctgtttaaatatataacaatgtatcttaataataattatatttttttaaataatgataatataatctaaaatatttaaataatttgtttcacAGCAATATTAAATCATTATGGAGACCTGAATATGGTGCTTATATGTTAGAAGGCACACCAGGAAAACCATATGGTGGTTTATTAGTTCATTTTAATGTTGTTGAAGCTAACATGAGATATAGAAGGCAAGAAGCTTCAAAATTACTTGAACCCAATGAAGTTTTAATGTCTTTAACTAATTTTCCTAGGTATGTAAGttagtatttttatcaaaatttattatatttgatatatatgaaatacattGTTAgcttaaatattcttttacagAACAGGAGCATATGATTTCACAGATCCTCCGACACATCCAACTCCAAATTCAGGGGCatcaaaaagtttattttttccagATGAAGCTATATATCCAGGTCATCCGCGATTTAAAACATTAACTAGAAATATAAGACTACGACGTGGAGAAAAAGTTGCTATAAACATTCCTAGTATGTacttattgtatttaatagtTACACATGTGTAcctttttatgaatataaaaattcagttAGAGCTTGACATGAAGTGTTTCTTTGCAgtttataaagataaaaatgtttcaagtCCTTTTAAAGAGGATTTTAGTCCCTTTATTGAAGATGAATCAAGTTGTGCAGCAAGAGAAGATCATATTTACATGGATGCCATGGGTTTTGGAATGGGTTGTTGCTGTCTACAACTTACTTTTCAGGCTTGTAACATAGAGGAAGCAAGGACATTATACGACCAATTAACGCCTTTATGTCCAATAATGGTCAGTAACatgtgaaaatataattgtgtTTTCATAAACTTTGAAGGCATGAAGTTAGCATATTCTTTCGCGCATACTCTACAgaacatttatttaacattcgACAGTTGGCTCTAACTGCTGCTAGTCCATTTTACCGAGGATATATAAGCGACGTTGATTGCCGGTGGAATGTGATATCTTGCTCTGTAGACTGCAGAACACAAGAGGAACGTGGCTTAAAGCCtttggaagaaaataaattcagaaTTAGTAAATCTAGATACGATTCTATTGATTCATATCTTAGTGAAcaaggagaaaaatataacgatgTTCCCTTAACATATGATGATGAAGTATATAAACAGCTATTAGATAATGGAATTGATAAATTACTTGCACAACATATAGCTCACTTATTTATCAGAGATACTGTATctttattttctgaaaaagTCCATCAAAATGATTTGGAGGATACTGATCACTTTGAagtaattatcattattattatcaattgagtttatctataaaaatttagcTTTGTATACAaacacaaaatataaaatttcagaacATACAATCAACTAATTGGCAAACTATGCGATTCAAACCACCACCACCAAATTCATCTATAGGATGGCGTGTTGAATTTCGTCCATGCGAAGTTCAAATTACGGATTTTGAAAATGCTGCAATAGTTTGTTTTATTGTCCTTCTTACAAGAGTTATcttaagttataaattaaatcttctGATACCAATTAGTaaagttgataaaaatatggCTCGGGCACAAAGGAGAAATGCTGTTACAGCAGAAAAATTTTGGTTCCGTCGAGACATTACATCAGACGCAAAAAAGCAAGATGATGGACAACCAGAGTACACAGAATTTACTGttaacgaaattattaatGGAAAGGTATTAATACTTTGTTCATGAATGAAATCAATTAACAGATCTCAAAAATATcctacaatatattatttgtatcaGGATGGTATTTTTCCGGGTTTAATACCATTAGTAAATTCGTACTTAGCTAGTATGGATGTAGATGCGGATACACATTGTACTGTACAAGCATATATGAAATTCATACAAAAAAGAGCTTCTGGAGAATTATTAACGACTGCTGCGTGGTTAAGGAAGGAAGTTGTTTCACACCCAGAGTACAAGTACGTATGtcatttagtatatatatgtgtatgtatctgtgcaaaatgtatgaaaatttttattatatttctaaccctatattacattatatagaaACGATTCTGTAATAACACAACGCATCAACTATGACTTATTaaaaaaagtacaaaagaTTGTATCTAATGAAATATCGTGTCCAGAATTACTCGGAACGTGTATACTATCAAAAACTAATGAAACTATACCTGCAGCAGTTGCAAAAGCGGAAAAGGTTCCCATGTGAATTATTGTTGTTAATGGCAATGGCttaaatatacttaaatagatatatatatatatatatatacatgtgtgtgtgtgtatatatatataatatagatacaCAATGACTTAAATAGATAACGATTAATATAgatttaattttcgtttattttagtGCACTTCTGATCTTCTTGTATATActtaacatttaaaatattgtgtGTTCACGTCCAATGATTTCATGGTTTCTAAAAACGGTAACATTccataaaatgatattatacccagtacattaaaaatatgtatacttttgtaaaaaataacaatttactTCACAATAGCAGTTTAattagaaaacaaattttaatacaaacatacaatataaattataatattgatatGCTTAAACATAAATAACAACTACTAAATTACAATGAAATGTATGTATGTCCTACATACATCAATTTTAGGAAATAAACGAACAGCAATCATTTTCTTTGAGGTCAAATGTACTtcataatatagaaaaagaaaacatttttttttaatttataacgaaaaGCTTTTGGGATCTACATCGTCTATAATGCTATTgttgttttatgttattatactatattgtttatttaatgataaatatcaTGTAGTTCTTCCCAAAagtcgaattttattattctattgtGAACAATacttaacaaaatttaatagtattaacatttgtatttaaaaaaatatgtttataaatttttacttattttatattcttatttttattttcctgaACTTGTCCTATAGGAGATATAAGTATTCCATAACAAAGCTATAGATTGTACTACTAAAACCTGATGATGTAAAggtacaaaataaaagttaaatagTTGTACCATAGGCCAAAtctaaaacaaatttttcattcacaAATCTTTtcacataatttatttttaaatatttttagatatatatTGTCTTAATATGTTAccttgtaattattttttaaaatatctggGTACtcattatacaattttttttttaattgttctaAGTCATTTCCTTGTAGAATACCAATTGTTGATagtaaaactattaaaaatacagGTGCAAAAAGTAATTGATCACAAGATACCTTCTTTAATACTACAATTCCTCCCTTTGAGCcaatatatttatctaataTTCCATACCAAGTTCGTGTGACAGGACCCTGCCATATAAatttaatggaatttattttataaaagcttATGCaacaaatgtataatttattcagtttaattaattattttatagattttattattattttacaatcataTGCATTATTAAGCTTTAGTAAATCAATATCATACATGTTATAAGCAAaaatcaaacatttttgcagttttatatcaaatttactTACAGTAAGGAAAAGTCCTATGCATCCAAACTGAGCTGTTCTTATAAAATctaaatctttaatttttcttcgctcAACTAGATTTTGTGCAATCTGATCTCCAAGTGCCATTAACGTACCTATTCGTTTAAAAGTGTAAATAactattaatatatgtataataataaaagaatttttgatatttcaaaaatgCTGTATATGTATGTTCTTTACCCGCTTGAACCGCTTGAGTGAGTAACGGATATCTTGTTAAGAACCTTTGGTATATTTTGACAATACCCAACATGTTTATAGGATGTGTcattatcatattaaaaattattaaaattttgttggtTACTTTTTAACTTCATGCATATTACGTATCTTTAATCTGATATTACGTACACACAATGTATATGGTTGTCATATtatgaaactattttattgaaaatacatttgATTAGTACATGTAATTCACGTTATAtgagatttaataaatacacgaCATGTGATAATATGTAACAATGTGAAACACGTGAATTATTAAacttacaatttacaatagtatagtagattttatttaatccgTAAAATTATAGTACACGCACACGCATGTATGATAACACACaggcatacatatatatatctattttatgtTACAAGAGAAGAAATTCCTCTCTGATATTATCAATCCTAGTTTTTGTCATCCATTATAAAACTgcattataaaaagtaaataatgttttaatatacttataaatactttattttaaaaatatatgtacatgtacatatgtactaTATTTTACCAGGCATTTGTTTGGTATTCTGTTACCAAAGCCATGATCGTGTTGTGTAGTCGTTTAAGAACTTGGGGAATTTCAGGCTGAATTGTTGTCACCCATGTAGTACCGCTGACGAGTGTTACCATTGCCAAGTAAAATCCGTCACCAGCGATAACATGAGATCATATTACCCTCGCTGTCACTCTACAACTTGCTCATATCACATGAAGTAAATTTCTTCTTACATCTTTCCGCATTGCATCCGCAATTTGTTCCCCTACCTTATTTCTCTACGGTATGAGTCACGACATCATTAATCCTATAACTatactattgggttggcaacaaAGTGATtccggattttgtcaataggtGGTCTTAGcatattcttttgttttgtCAACGTGTTCAAAGCATCTAATCTATATTGTTTTCTTGTTGTTGGACTTCCACCTTTAACttagtaaaaaatttgtatcgtttagttatttagtttagtttttatcccaatttaaaaatgaaagaacaagACGCGCATTTCAGATATactttattgtattatttccgAAAAGTCAAGAACGCATCGCAAGCATACAAGAAGTTATGTGCCGTAAATGGAAATGAAGccttaaaaaaaagaagcatcAAAATTCTACATTACTAAACTCTACATTACAATTCTTTCTCTTCTGTCGTTGTTTGGTCTATTTATGTCTCTAGATTTTACATAAcaaaatgcaatttatttactatctaataagaaaaattattattaattaatgataataaaaatgaatttgattggagttaattatatagaaaagcGAGCGATTTATGCCTTGTCAATATGCTTTATTATGGtagtaaaagtaaatatacaaaatgaagaATGATTATAGTTATcattgataaataattgtgatatttaatcgataaatcTTTTGTTAAAATCCACTTGCTCATTGTTGCTTCGATTACGTTACTGCACAAAATCATACTTGTCGCGCTACACGGAGTCAAGCGTGCgtcaataaataaaagttcttAAAATTTACGCTACGGGGAGCCACCTGGCTATAACGATACATAACAAATGTATTGAATGCGCAGTTGGTCATACTGCTGAACTGACAGTACAGTCAGAAAATGGTTGTAAAGTAAAGATGGCAGTGAGAGGTGATGCACGAATTCTCCTCCTcggaattttatgtattttcttgTTAAAATCATGCAATGGAGCCGCGACAGATATTGAATTAGACGCAAAAGCACAGTTGTTACATAGACTCGATagtttaaatcttttattatatacatttttattgatattaactGTTTTAACAATATGGACATTTAAGCATCGTCGTCTTAGGTTCCTCCATGAAACTGGTCTAGCTGTCATTTACGGTAAGTCGTCTGCTATAGTTTATGTTTACGTAGTATAAACGTAATAATAACGCGCAtgttttgcaaaattaatagtttttatttatagctATAAAGGGTCCTTTGTCATTTTATTACtgcataaatataatacatattaaatacttttctgTCTCagatctatatatttttttatatatacatatgatatttttcttgtatgcttttaaattctaatattataaGTTGATTTGATTATATctatacataaattaaaagaatatatttaattttagttattcgtaattaaatattttataacttttataaataattgtatttatgattatataaaaataaaatctcctTGAAAAGTATAAGCAATGAAACtgattcttaaaattattcaatatcttattttatctatattttatctatttttacgaatataaaaaatattacattataaatattacatcatctatgtatacaattttatctttatatgtatatacacctatgtaaataacaatttaagattaagatttaataaaatttaggaaaagaataatttaccATCATGtaaagtattaattattaattgttaatgactttaaattgtatataaattgtaatcattttataaaaattacataataaattattatttattatgtattatttaaatcttttaagaaattagaaattaattattcatatatgtCTTTTTAGGATTAATTATAGGGGCAATAATTCGTTATGGCTTCACAACAAGTAGTACCATTCTTCATATGCCTGTTGTGCCAGACAACAGTAGTAAATATAATCAATCAGTTCCTCCAGATACCTTATGGTTACGTTTTCCAGAAGATAAAGGAGGTggtgttattaaaaataagacATTTGCCTATTCATTTAGGGGAGAAATTTACAAGCAAGATAATGAGATAGATTTGAAggtattatttaatacaattattctatttctattaaactaaaattaatttagacagtagaaaaattaattatataaaaatataaaattttaacaggCCACCTTTGatcctgaaatattttttaacattattttaccACCAATCATTTTCCATGCTGGGTATAGTTTAAAACGTGTAAGTAACagtatatttgttttttatatttattgtataatataatacaatatgaaACACCATagaatttgatatttctttatttcagaaatactTCTTTAGAAACTTAGGAGCAATTCTTATGTATGCTTTAATTGGAACATCTATATCAGCTTTTGTTATTGGGTATGTTTTTCACATTTAATGAGAAGTATATATGATTAATAAGTATGCAATTACTTTCATAtcacaataataaatttatttagagCTTTTGCGTGGAACGTTTCTTGTGATAATTTTATGTCCATAGGTCATTTAGATTGAATATATCTGTTGTTTTCCTCATAGGCTgtagataaatgaaaaaattctttgtaatataatgatatatttttttaattatgctCTTCTCTGATATGTACactatttgttttcttttcagaGCTTTGATGTATGCCTTTGTGCAATTAATACCACATCTTTCTGCTTCATTTACGTTTTTGGACACCTTATATTTTGGTGCATTAATATCTCCTACGGATCCACTgacaataatttctatttttaatgatttacatgtagatgtaaatttatatGCTTTAGTATTTGGAGAAAGTGTGTTAAATGATGCAGTTGCAATTGTACTTAGTgggtatgtatataaaaacattACAAATGTCAGCAAGAAGTTTCAATGAAATACacacataaattatatattctattgCAGTGCCATACAAAATTATGGAGAACGTTATCAATCAGGTTCAGGTGGATTTGAAACTGTAGCATTTTTCCAAGCATTTGGTGATTTTGTTGGAATATTTAgcttatctttatttattggTGCTACCATGGGTTGTATCACTGCTTTGTTAACTAAATTTACTAGAGTCAGAGACTTTCCACTTTTGGAATCAgcattatttgttttaatgtCTTATAGCACTTTCTTAATTGCTGAAGCATCTGATCTTACAGGtaacattcataaaaatccCACATTACCTTGAATTTTCATGtagatattttttagtaattgtagttaatatctaaaataattatttacatacagGTGTAGTCGCTGTTTTATTCTGTGGTATTTGTCAAGCACATTACACATATAATAACTTAAGTCCGGATTCACGGCAACGGACGAAACAATTGTttgaacttttaaattttttagctGAGAACTTTATATTCAGTTACATTGGTGTTACAATGTTTACTTTTCCGAAACATCATTTCGATCCAGGATTTATTTTTGCAGGATTCGTATCCTTGTcatttaataatgtttaacttcatatattatatatcgaacATACACGTAACATTGAAACCTTAACCACTTTATTATAGCTTTGTGCATTATTAGGTCGGGCAGCCAATGTATATccattatcttttatattgaatttagCGCGGAAACCAAAGATATCGTTAAATTATCAGCATATGTTATTTTTTGCTGGTTTACGTGGAGCCATGAGTTTTGCTCTGGCTATCAGAAATACTGTATCTGATGCTCGGCAGGCTATGTTAACAACAACGAGTTTAATTGTAATTCTGACAGTCATTTTCCAGGGTGGTGCAACAACCCAGTTTCTAAGCTGGTTTAATATACCGTAAGTGCAAaacatatctttttttattatttttctcttataatttatttatttaaataaattactttctttcAGAGTTGGAGTAGATGAAGAAATAGAAGGATTATCACACAATGGAATGCGCAGTGTAAGTATTACATTTGTACTTTTAGTTATTGTAAAGTCATGTATTAGttttcattttacaaaaataatataagtaatatgaaattgaatttgtactaacatataatgtGTGCTAGgtttctttttatgtatttttggtataaaatatatagtaatatttattaataacatataatttagGTAATCTATTGctaatatatgttttaaaagtatttttattatgttttgtaACTTTCTCAGATTCTTTTTCATGCATATACTTTTAGTCATGTTGCTTGTTAACTTATagtggttttttttttattttgtgcaAATTACAggtttatgtatatttattaaatatattattataaaatatagatagtGAAACAGTAATAtccattatttaatatatatttaaataaaaggtacaaataaatttttgttaatacaaTGTACATCAAAAGTTGTCAgatgcaaaattttaataagattAGTTTTTATTAGATGTTGATCTTTAAATCTTATTAGTTATAGTTGATATCCAGAAAGCATCTCtttctatataaaagtatagtaatttttaattaatagccaatattatttataatttaaagagTATATTGGTCCACTGGtttaaaatcattattattaaaactgGAAGTATTTTAAGTGTTTAGAAGTggtttaaaatattctcagAATGTTGGTTattgattataatttatttattttaatacatgttttgaataaagattatttgatataagtagaaacaaaagatattttaattattgactTTTTGGGCCatttattcacaatatatacaaaatcatttattgaatataaaataatctaaattatTCAGGAGTATagtttatttataagaattaaagtgtaaaaatatttgcgcaTGAATGCTTCAAAATTGTTCTGATActgttatattttctatccTTTATGTATTCCCAAGTATTATATTCCAAATTATTGTGGTATGcacttttaatattatacactattattaaaaattcttaaaatctttatttctgTGTTTGAAAAACGTCCGAAAAGATTATACTTGCAAATGTTTGTTTTCTAGTTCCACTTAAGTAACCTTGGGTTACTCTTGCACAAAAACTACTAAAATCATAAATAGCTTGCACTAGAACTTAACGTTTTGGAAAATCCAGCATGTCTAATTACATTGTAACAAAGTTGGTAAAAATGCTTGgttaattctaaataatttcgcttaataattattataaaaagattagAATTTAACGTACTAATGTTAATAGTCTGGTGGCGAAGGTGGCTTTGGAGATCTGGACATACATAGGGAGAGAAGTCCGCCGGtatgttttcattttaattcaaaaattgaattatgctatttatatggtaataaataattcgtacATTTAACttgctatataaatatataaattcctatgtttattatattgaGATTAATTTGATGCTATAGACTTTTGTAGTTATTTAATCTTCTCTTACATGACtatgcaatatataaatagttttgtatattattagtattgtCTGAGTTGCTTTCTGTCATTAGTACAGATGtgcaaaataatcaaattatgGTATTTAATAAgggatttaataaaaattatcttattaaaaTGCTTGCAATGACCACTAAttgttatattacattaattgaattattgtttgtcaaaaataatacaatgataacaaaataaatatttctgttattattatgacttaaatattgaattataaatatgttaatatctattaatacatactaacgatTTTTAAAGGTAGGATTTAGTTTCAAAAGTGAcacagaaattattattttatgttaaagatttgtaaaatatgttcATTTTAAGATTTAACATTTGGAAAATGATATTGCTAACAAATTTATAGATGCTTGTGTTTATATCGTGCAAAGTAGAAATTCagcttctatttatttatgcatatataatcaaaattaattgcaatgTAATTATTGCtttatatatgtagaaaattttactcttattttcattattaaacaTCAGTTTGATTTGCTAATTGCATGTGCTTCAATATTTCCttttgtatcatttttgtTATCCATTCTGTATGTTGATGATTAGtagtgtataaaatatatacatatccatttacatttattaacaaaacaTATGCAAACATAATTAACAGGGTATACCaatataaagataaacaaTTAAGCATGtttttaatacttaataataatGCTAAGTgttttatgatataaaaagttaattaatctTGATATAGAATTCTGTATAATATGTGCTATGGTTcttcaatcatttttatatatataatttaaagttattcatttaattcttatttaataaattatttaaattgtcatcatcttttaaatatttttgataagtataattttatacttaattacATTTGAAAGAAGATATCATTATCATACAGGATGGATAATCCAAATATCCTTCACATTTCACAGTATAATTCTATGCAGGATGGATCATTACCAGGCAGTGGCATAAAACCTAATGAAAAAGCATTACTTGCTAGAATCTGGGGTGACTTTGATACTCGCTACATGAAACCACTTTTAACTCACTCCAGGCCTACATTATTAGAAACATTACCAGTTTGTTGCACACCTTTAGCCAGGATTCTTACAACAACACAACAAATGACACAGGTACAATATATGATTttagaaatgtttattttactaaaaCTGTTGATAAAATGGTTAAAACAGTAAAgatgttagatattttatgttttttattttaggatGAAGCTGTTAGAAAAGCAGATTCAGATTCAGATTTTTGTCTCGAAGATCGTGAACTGGAGCGTCGAAGGAGTAGTATTCAACCGGTGAGTTTTCATCAACCTAATCTCAATTACACTATTAATCCGTGCTATCAGCCTAACAGCACAGATGTCACTAATCCAGATGAACCTTATGTAATCCTTAATTTACACAGAAGGTAGAAGTACTGGATTTGAATTGAAACatttgaattttgtataaaaattatgtatgaaaatatttcttacattgGTATGAATGAGTATCATTTATACCTAATTTtcatgtaattatattttaaacattgttTCAAATTATCTCTTCGTTATAccatttacataaaaacaCTTGTACAACATAGCCTTTCCATTTTATATGAAAGTAACATTTTAGTATTAGGTGTAATATATGTTTCTACTTAATGTCCGAAGTTTTCAGTATTAGCAATTGTATAGGTTTCACTTATTTATAGTATCTTCTCAATgtaataagtaattctttatGCCAAAACCtttcatataaaatgtatagaatatgCATGAAAAACTTATTTTTCTTCACTGTAGATATGCAATGATACACATTTGAATAACTGATTAACATATATActgaagtttatttatttatgaaatataccATAAGTGTACACTAATTActcaaataaaatcttgttaatataaaagtaaaatattgtgTATCACTGTCATATTTAGGTTTGTGGGTGATTAACAATACTAACAATGTTTTTATAATGACAAaaatcaattatatataaaatatattgaagtTGAAATGCTATTATATAGGCATGAATCTATATATAGTCTTCTTACTAAAGTTATTTTACAGATGCAGTAAATGTATGCAACTattctatctatatataactatCAGTAATTACTTGTAAGAAACACGTGAAGAATTAATGAGtttattcgaaaaaatttattcagaaTTGAAATATGTGTAATACTATAATTTGACATTTCCTTATCCACATAACAGATTAAATGTTAAAGAGatcatttcatttcttctttttatgaataatcttttttcttcgaaaattatgtttaatgtctattattaaaataatatttaagaacactcaaaatatttttgttaatttaattgaaatgtgAAAAACCTGTGTTTTTatccaatatatatatatatgtatgtatatatatgtatgtgtatatatatatcttttttatcaatttagaGCAAATTTTTTAGTCTACATTTGATCGCGCTCTTACCGATTTttttagagaaaaagaaatgatgatgatgatgaggACCTAAGAATCATTGGAATGGAAGGATTTATTCCGTTAAGAACATTGTAACGAGACAGAAGCcattgaaaataatgttttcagaagattatttttaaatgcttTGTATATTATACTTGGGGGTAGgagtaattattaaaaataattattttgtatatattaaaattttttaataatacctttaatttttgcattaaTGTTAAACAGAAT
It encodes:
- the LOC132908904 gene encoding sodium/hydrogen exchanger 6 isoform X5, with product MAVRGDARILLLGILCIFLLKSCNGAATDIELDAKAQLLHRLDSLNLLLYTFLLILTVLTIWTFKHRRLRFLHETGLAVIYGLIIGAIIRYGFTTSSTILHMPVVPDNSSKYNQSVPPDTLWLRFPEDKGGGVIKNKTFAYSFRGEIYKQDNEIDLKATFDPEIFFNIILPPIIFHAGYSLKRKYFFRNLGAILMYALIGTSISAFVIGALMYAFVQLIPHLSASFTFLDTLYFGALISPTDPLTIISIFNDLHVDVNLYALVFGESVLNDAVAIVLSGAIQNYGERYQSGSGGFETVAFFQAFGDFVGIFSLSLFIGATMGCITALLTKFTRVRDFPLLESALFVLMSYSTFLIAEASDLTGVVAVLFCGICQAHYTYNNLSPDSRQRTKQLFELLNFLAENFIFSYIGVTMFTFPKHHFDPGFIFAGFLCALLGRAANVYPLSFILNLARKPKISLNYQHMLFFAGLRGAMSFALAIRNTVSDARQAMLTTTSLIVILTVIFQGGATTQFLSWFNIPVGVDEEIEGLSHNGMRSYNSMQDGSLPGSGIKPNEKALLARIWGDFDTRYMKPLLTHSRPTLLETLPVCCTPLARILTTTQQMTQDEAVRKADSDSDFCLEDRELERRRSSIQPLGTVMGEVSPGPLPLHTRVALPGLVGKHL
- the LOC132908904 gene encoding sodium/hydrogen exchanger 6 isoform X3 — encoded protein: MAVRGDARILLLGILCIFLLKSCNGAATDIELDAKAQLLHRLDSLNLLLYTFLLILTVLTIWTFKHRRLRFLHETGLAVIYGLIIGAIIRYGFTTSSTILHMPVVPDNSSKYNQSVPPDTLWLRFPEDKGGGVIKNKTFAYSFRGEIYKQDNEIDLKATFDPEIFFNIILPPIIFHAGYSLKRKYFFRNLGAILMYALIGTSISAFVIGALMYAFVQLIPHLSASFTFLDTLYFGALISPTDPLTIISIFNDLHVDVNLYALVFGESVLNDAVAIVLSGAIQNYGERYQSGSGGFETVAFFQAFGDFVGIFSLSLFIGATMGCITALLTKFTRVRDFPLLESALFVLMSYSTFLIAEASDLTGVVAVLFCGICQAHYTYNNLSPDSRQRTKQLFELLNFLAENFIFSYIGVTMFTFPKHHFDPGFIFAGFLCALLGRAANVYPLSFILNLARKPKISLNYQHMLFFAGLRGAMSFALAIRNTVSDARQAMLTTTSLIVILTVIFQGGATTQFLSWFNIPVGVDEEIEGLSHNGMRSSGGEGGFGDLDIHRERSPPDGSLPGSGIKPNEKALLARIWGDFDTRYMKPLLTHSRPTLLETLPVCCTPLARILTTTQQMTQDEAVRKADSDSDFCLEDRELERRRSSIQPLGTVMGEVSPGPLPLHTRVALPGLVGKHL
- the LOC132908904 gene encoding sodium/hydrogen exchanger 7 isoform X8 — translated: MAVRGDARILLLGILCIFLLKSCNGAATDIELDAKAQLLHRLDSLNLLLYTFLLILTVLTIWTFKHRRLRFLHETGLAVIYGLIIGAIIRYGFTTSSTILHMPVVPDNSSKYNQSVPPDTLWLRFPEDKGGGVIKNKTFAYSFRGEIYKQDNEIDLKATFDPEIFFNIILPPIIFHAGYSLKRKYFFRNLGAILMYALIGTSISAFVIGALMYAFVQLIPHLSASFTFLDTLYFGALISPTDPLTIISIFNDLHVDVNLYALVFGESVLNDAVAIVLSGAIQNYGERYQSGSGGFETVAFFQAFGDFVGIFSLSLFIGATMGCITALLTKFTRVRDFPLLESALFVLMSYSTFLIAEASDLTGVVAVLFCGICQAHYTYNNLSPDSRQRTKQLFELLNFLAENFIFSYIGVTMFTFPKHHFDPGFIFAGFLCALLGRAANVYPLSFILNLARKPKISLNYQHMLFFAGLRGAMSFALAIRNTVSDARQAMLTTTSLIVILTVIFQGGATTQFLSWFNIPVGVDEEIEGLSHNGMRSSGGEGGFGDLDIHRERSPPYNSMQDGSLPGSGIKPNEKALLARIWGDFDTRYMKPLLTHSRPTLLETLPVCCTPLARILTTTQQMTQDEAVRKADSDSDFCLEDRELERRRSSIQPMQ